One window from the genome of Dioscorea cayenensis subsp. rotundata cultivar TDr96_F1 chromosome 3, TDr96_F1_v2_PseudoChromosome.rev07_lg8_w22 25.fasta, whole genome shotgun sequence encodes:
- the LOC120282511 gene encoding probable disease resistance RPP8-like protein 4 → MADVAVGFVVEKLGNLLLQEAINLYGARGEVEWLKGELETMQCFLKDADAKKNKGDDERVKNWVTKTRDLAFEAEDIIDTFMYYKLRRQQKQPGCIGFIKRFVFIFDELIGRHKVHVDVQGIKTRLLELSQNREVYGISNIGETIGTTSQPRSQNVIPILPQLRDDIDMVGFDDEKKKIVQELVDVNITNQSVISIVGMGGLGKTTLAKSVYNDFEVKRSFDIFAWVIISQEYTIHEVLKRISSEVSATPSADTIQDLSVAISEKLKKGKYLIVLDDVWKEDAWTELLKVFPDVNNGSRVIITTRFVNVAKIANPTIKPHELRCLDERESLELFLCKVFPNQNTETCCPTYLVDYAHQLVQRCGGLPLALVVLGGLVSTKPQTHDAWRKVVESMKGQFVEGGEMCLEIIALSYNDLSYYLKSCFLYFGCFKEDMTIDAKTLIRLWSAEGFLPVKNGKTTEEVGLDCLEDLAQRCMVQITDREYDCSANRCRIHDVLRDVCIREAKENRYFEIYKNNDTVDYVTMSNAPRRLVICNEIDILNYSNSMLRGLFFGVGGFGSHLAFSGLNGQLGRFKLLRVLCLYTTGISEFPSEIKSLIHLRYLEFSYDVKLKEVPSWIGHLRNLQTFILRNGGSLEKISDSLWTIGNLRHVNLPSRTPWVPPPNMGNNVPKNLQTLKWVKAGSWIGNTLPKLTNLCKLGIQSVSNDHADALSSSLQKLGRLASFTIFDGHEIPLNDIITAFSNQHCLKKLFLEGSLNRKQLPHNDVFPQQLVELHLEHSGLEQDPMATLEKLPCLKYL, encoded by the exons ATGGCTGACGTTGCAGTGGGTTTTGTGGTGGAGAAACTTGGTAATTTGTTACTGCAAGAAGCCATCAATTTGTACGGAGCAAGAGGCGAAGTGGAGTGGTTGAAAGGAGAACTGGAGACAATGCAGTGCTTCTTAAAGGATGCAGATGCAAAGAAGAACAAGGGAGATGATGAGAGGGTCAAGAACTGGGTCACGAAAACGAGAGATCTGGCTTTTGAAGCTGAGGACATCATTGACACTTTCATGTATTACAAGCTGCGTAGACAACAGAAGCAGCCTGGTTGCATTGGTTTCATCAAGAG GTTTGTGTTTATATTTGATGAATTGATCGGTAGACACAAGGTTCATGTGGATGTTCAAGGGATAAAAACCAGGTTGCTGGAGCTATCTCAAAATAGAGAAGTATATGGCATTTCTAATATAGGTGAAACAATTGGCACAACTAGTCAGCCTAGAAGTCAAAATGTGATCCCTATATTGCCTCAACTGAGAGATGACATTGATATGGTTGGctttgatgatgagaagaaaaagattgtGCAAGAGTTGGTTGACGTAAATATTACAAATCAGTCAGTGATCTCTATTGTGGGTATGGGTGGTCTGGGAAAGACCACACTTGCTAAATCTGTTTATAATGATTTTGAAGTCAAGAGAAGTTTTGATATATTTGCATGGGTAATCATATCTCAAGAATATACCATCCATGAGGTTTTGAAGAGAATCTCATCAGAAGTTTCAGCAACTCCATCAGCTGACACAATCCAAGACCTCTCAGTTGCTATTTctgaaaaattgaagaaaggCAAGTACTTGATCgttcttgatgatgtttggaaAGAAGATGCATGGACTGAATTACTAAAGGTCTTTCCAGATGTTAATAATGGAAGTAGAGTTATTATCACCACTCGCTTTGTAAATGTTGCTAAGATCGCAAATCCTACCATCAAACCACATGAATTGCGTTGCTTAGATGAAAGGGAGAGTCTGGAGTTGTTTCTTTGCAAGGTTTTCCCAAATCAAAATACTGAAACATGTTGCCCAACATATTTGGTTGATTATGCTCATCAACTTGTTCAAAGGTGTGGGGGTCTACCACTAGCACTAGTAGTTCTTGGAGGACTTGTCTCAACAAAACCACAAACCCATGATGCATGGCGGAAAGTTGTTGAGAGCATGAAAGGGCAATTTGTGGAAGGTGGAGAAATGTGTTTAGAAATTATTGCATTGAGTTATAATGATTTGTCATATTACTtgaaatcatgttttctttattttggttgcttcaaagaGGACATGACTATTGAtgcaaaaacattaattagGTTGTGGTCAGCAGAAGgttttttaccagtgaaaaatggTAAAACCACAGAAGAAGTTGGATTGGATTGTCTGGAGGATTTGGCACAAAGATGCATGGTCCAAATTACTGACCGGGAATATGATTGCAGTGCAAATCGTTGCCGAATCCATGATGTCTTGCGTGATGTGTGCATTAGGGAAGCCAAAGAGAATAGATATTTTGAAATCTACAAAAATAATGACACTGTAGATTATGTGACAATGTCAAATGCACCCCGACGACTAGTCATATGTAATGAGATTGACATTCTAAACTATTCTAACTCAATGTTGCGGGGTCTATTCTTTGGTGTCGGAGGATTTGGTAGTCATCTGGCTTTCAGTGGTTTGAATGGACAGCTTGGCagatttaaattattaagagTGCTTTGTTTGTATACCACGGGTATCTCAGAATTTCCCAGTgaaatcaaatcattaattcatttaagATATCTTGAGTTCAGTTATGATGTGAAACTGAAGGAAGTTCCATCATGGATTGGTCATCTCCGCAATCTCCAGACTTTTATTCTACGTAATGGTGGAAGTTTAGAAAAGATATCAGATTCACTCTGGACAATTGGCAATCTCAGGCATGTTAATCTACCAAGTAGGACACCATGGGTTCCTCCTCCAAATATGGGAAATAATGTACCAAAGAATTTGCAGACTTTAAAATGGGTAAAAGCTGGATCATGGATAGGGAATACACTTCCAAAGCTCACAAACCTATGCAAATTGGGAATTCAAAGCGTCTCTAATGATCATGCCGATGCCCTATCTTCATCACTCCAGAAATTGGGTCGTCTTGCCTCCTTTACTATATTTGATGGACATGAAATTCCTTTGAACGACATCATTACAGCCTTTTCCAATCAACACTGCCTAAAGAAATTGTTTCTCGAAGGAAGTTTGAACCGCAAACAGCTTCCACACAATGATGTATTTCCTCAACAACTAGTGGAACTACATCTGGAACATTCTGGATTGGAGCAAGACCCAATGGCAACACTAGAGAAGTTGCCATGTCTCAAATATCTATAA